In Ochrobactrum vermis, the following proteins share a genomic window:
- the rimM gene encoding ribosome maturation factor RimM (Essential for efficient processing of 16S rRNA), producing MPRPENPIQLAVIGAAHGTRGEVRVKTFTGDPLAIAEYGLLYDEQGKSYEVLEARPAKTVVVVRFKGINDRNAAEALNGTELFIDRSQLPDDELDDDEFFQTDLIGLLAVDAEGKTYGVVSALFDFGGGDLIELSEKGKRPMLIPFTEAAVPEIDLDKGTLLVDPYAAGLIADDEDERPQSEKKKPKKS from the coding sequence ATGCCGCGTCCAGAAAACCCGATCCAGCTCGCCGTCATCGGTGCCGCCCATGGCACGCGCGGCGAAGTACGAGTGAAGACCTTTACCGGCGATCCGCTGGCAATCGCCGAATACGGCCTGCTCTATGATGAACAGGGCAAGAGCTACGAGGTTTTGGAAGCGCGCCCTGCCAAGACGGTCGTGGTCGTGCGCTTCAAGGGTATCAACGACCGCAATGCCGCAGAGGCGCTGAACGGAACGGAACTTTTCATAGATCGTTCCCAGCTACCGGACGACGAACTGGATGACGACGAGTTCTTCCAGACGGACCTGATTGGCTTGCTGGCGGTCGATGCCGAAGGCAAGACATATGGCGTGGTGAGCGCCTTGTTCGATTTCGGCGGCGGCGACCTCATTGAACTCAGCGAAAAGGGCAAGCGCCCGATGCTTATTCCTTTCACGGAAGCTGCCGTACCGGAAATCGATCTGGACAAGGGCACGCTGCTGGTCGACCCCTATGCCGCCGGGTTGATTGCCGATGATGAGGACGAGCGTCCGCAAAGTGAAAAGAAAAAGCCGAAAAAGTCATGA